In Plutella xylostella chromosome 3, ilPluXylo3.1, whole genome shotgun sequence, the following proteins share a genomic window:
- the LOC105394149 gene encoding toll-like receptor 3 — protein MPVRRYFSCLWLLLCYSQYSKSDSLEQYVLPSAAPPGGNWMFSLPVVLGVDKTSGCICRANDMTTVVVCFGGYDCRRFPKVKTRSEILRVRTSIIDMIEIGQLDYLYYLKTLELEANHRLKYIEPGSFRNLTHLEELSISYSTGLHNIYPRTFEGLLNLKNLTMVNNGFSGILHVVPALRPLMLPSLESLDLSENVFEMLPRDAFRPMQGTRLKRLRLNLCQIEYIHPNAFLPLRNLKALSIGENELNTTLIEDFLIKMIEQGINLTFFDLSGMGFRRHLPKKLLEVVAQSTITKLLLSRNQFEIILDNSFPYMKNIELLDLSKVSAVSIGAKAFDTDKFPNLKVLYLNGNILPGIHNVNVAAQLKLLDLSCNTLNSVTPTYYEIDRDSFINSSDMKILNLSFNRIKSVSKYTFIGLDNLVILNLENGTIFHIGPGTFKSTPHLEVLNLANNPLTESENFTTSKFEGLNELKYLTLRNCGIKFLDSQDNIFENMPKLEHLILRNNQLYYITAEVLQPLTKLRILDVRENFLIAWPTPLFNNGVHPQVLLFSNNKISHFSMSMLEDFNHIFRVHKNSTDIDLRGNIYVCDCNAMYSTYTWIEANASYELKQYFKNSEFLCTSPDLWEDKRVFDYLLSIKSLPCIMYDKISKLMIFIQTTPAIIMIMLLALIAYFVIKFRVYIRYWLFLGKLALGRKFIRSNLKAHTKIDFREYKYDAFVSYCNEDRDFVLEMIAEMESNQPFLKLCVYERDFEIGSFISESILNSINESRYIILVISNGFAKSQWCRWETQLAEYHRLFLEDGTSYDPLVLVRIGHIEPKYLSTTLKFLLKTKIYLSWEEQRQDEFWKKLRNVLTKR, from the exons ATGCCAGTCCGCCGCTACTTCAGCTGCCTATGGCTGCTGCTCTGCTACTCTCAGTACAGCAAGTCTGACAGCCTCGAGCAGTACGTGTTGCCCAGCGCCGCTCCCCCTGGGGGCAACTGGATGTTCTCCCTCCCTGTGGTGCTCGGGGTTGACAAGACTTCTGGATGCATCTGCAGAGCCAATGACATGACCACTGTCGTTGTCTGCTTCGGCGGCTACGACTGCAGGCGATTTCCTAAG GTGAAGACCAGGAGCGAAATATTGCGCGTTCGAACATCAATCATAGATATGATCGAAATAGGCCAATTAGACTATTTATACTACTTAAAGACACTGGAATTGGAAGCAAACCACCGATTGAAATATATTGAGCCAGGTTCTTTCAGGAACTTAACTCATCTAGAAGAGTTGTCTATCTCATATAGTACAGGTCTACACAACATCTACCCAAGAACTTTTGAAGGCCTATTGAATTTGAAGAACTTGACAATGGTCAACAATGGCTTTTCAGGAATACTTCATGTGGTGCCGGCTCTACGGCCTTTGATGTTGCCATCTTTAGAAAGTCTGGACTTATCGGAGAATGTATTCGAAATGTTACCGCGCGACGCCTTCAGACCAATGCAGGGCACGCGACTGAAAAGACTGAGATTAAACCTGTGCCAAATTGAATACATACATCCAAATGCATTTCTGCCGCTGAGGAATCTTAAAGCACTTAGCATAGGAGAAAATGAGTTAAATACTACTTTGATCGAGGACTTTTTGATAAAGATGATAGAGCAAGGGATCAACTTGACTTTCTTCGATTTATCTGGAATGGGATTCCGCAGACACTTACCGAAGAAATTGTTGGAAGTTGTTGCACAATCTACCATCACCAAGCTGCTTTTATCTAGGAACCAGTTTGAAATAATCCTAGATAACAGTTTTCCCTACATGAAGAATATTGAATTGTTAGATTTAAGTAAAGTTTCTGCTGTGTCTATCGGTGCAAAGGCATTTGATACCGACAAGTTCCCAAATCTTAAAGTATTGTATTTGAATGGGAATATTTTACCAGGAATTCATAATGTAAACGTAGCTGCTCAACTCAAACTGCTCGATCTCTCTTGTAACACGCTCAACTCTGTAACTCCAACGTATTACGAAATAGATAGAGActcatttataaatagtaGTGATATGAAGATACTAAATCTCTCATTTAATAGAATTAAGTcagttagtaagtatacattCATAGGACTAGATAATTTGGTGATACTAAACTTGGAAAATGGGACTATATTTCATATAGGTCCTGGCACTTTTAAATCAACCCCTCATCTAGAAGTATTAAATTTAGCAAACAATCCATTAACTGAAAGTGAAAACTTCACAACTTCTAAATTCGAAGGATTGAAcgaattgaaatatttaacattAAGAAATTGTGGTATAAAATTCTTGGATAGTCAAGATAATATCTTTGAAAATATGCCCAAATTAGAACACTTGATACTGCGAAATAATCAGCTGTACTACATAACAGCTGAAGTCCTGCAGCCTTTAACCAAATTACGTATCTTAGATGTAAGAGAAAACTTTTTGATCGCTTGGCCGACCCCGTTATTCAACAATGGAGTACACCCACAAGTGTTGTTGTTctctaacaataaaatatcacaCTTCTCCATGAGTATGTTAGAAGACTTCAACCATATTTTCAGGGTACACAAAAACTCCACTGACATTGATCTCCGCGGCAACATCTATGTTTGTGACTGTAATGCCATGTACAGCACTTACACCTGGATAGAAGCTAATGCGTCTTATGAGTTAAAGCAATACTTCAAGAACTCAGAGTTCCTATGTACTTCCCCGGATTTATGGGAAGACAAAAGGGTGTTTGACTATTTACTTTCTATCAAAAGTCTCCCATGTATCATGTATGACAAAATTTCGAAACTTATGATATTTATACAGACCACACCTGcgattattatgattatgttaCTCGCGTTGATTGCGtactttgttattaaattCAGGGTCTACATAAGATACTGGTTGTTCCTAGGTAAACTGGCTCTTGGGAGGAAATTCATAAGAAGTAATCTAAAAGCTCATACGAAGATTGATTTCAGAGAATACAAATATGACGCGTTTGTATCATACTGCAACGAAGACAGAGATTTTGTCCTAGAAATGATAGCCGAAATGGAATCAAATCAACCCTTTTTGAAGTTGTGTGTTTACGAGAGAGATTTCGAAATAGGCTCATTTATATCAGAATCCATACTGAATAGTATTAatgaaagtaggtacataattttagTGATCAGCAACGGGTTTGCCAAGTCCCAGTGGTGTCGATGGGAGACGCAGCTGGCTGAGTACCACCGACTGTTTCTGGAAGATGGGACGTCGTATGACCCCCTCGTATTGGTCAGAATAGGGCACATAGAGCCCAAGTACTTGAGTACAACATTGAAGTTCTTGCTGAAGACGAAGATTTATTTATCTTGGGAAGAGCAGCGACAAGATGAATTTTGGAAAAAGCTCAGAAATGTTTTGACAAAGCGGTAG
- the LOC105394141 gene encoding protein spaetzle 4, with protein sequence MRRTIAFLFVASWASLGHGYDYASSCARPARAGRRAPAAPCDLSRHHYCTTPGTGYPWHAIRRFVRENQGLMRRMYGEERHIAVLKAELENFIEDDEEEEKKTEEFSEDIIKTKMMYTKKHHGDTRAMKVKPHFRPIQNTPDKNKKYDNDTLKVKPLSITKNATKVNNTDTGNRTEITNNETINEDKGISYKTRLESIANVEINNLDPDVITLEAVIKQSIETNSIIPSFPSTKSSAADINALTNDTVIEKDVKTTTEVVNSTDQSTVSIDRVDVEDVTTTEPNKEDWKPMSGDTSTLPPTLLFSEHDKTKNVDNTVKKEETVKEEFHPKPVHHQETVRPAVIKLRGANACESKEEMAAPFWANSTRGEVLALLNMYPFEQYIHMETCVHERKQMYCREGCRCEQQYRLHRLLAYDPRNECRGIFADWFKFPACCVCKCYDVPLEFRARSPRILHPQYGEDVKRAIYEDVARDWYARSLDEEEDLL encoded by the exons ATGCGGCGCACGATCGCCTTTCTGTTTGTG GCGTCATGGGCATCCCTGGGCCACGGCTACGACTACGCGTCGTCGTGCGcgcgccccgcccgcgccggccgccgcgcccccgccgccccctgCGACCTCAGCCGCCACCACTACTGCACCACGCCCGGGACGGGGTACCCCTGGCATGCTATCAGGAGATTCGTGAGGGAGAACCAG GGTTTGATGAGGAGAATGTATGGAGAAGAACGCCATATAGCTGTGTTGAAGGCAGAATTAGAAAATTTCATAGAAGATgacgaagaagaagaaaagaaaactGAGGAATTCTCTGAAGATATAATCAAGACCAAGATGATGTACACCAAGAAACACCACGGAGACACGCGTGCCATGAAGGTCAAACCCCACTTTAGACCAATCCAAAACACTCCcgacaaaaacaaaaagtatGACAATGATACTCTCAAAGTAAAACCCCTGAGCATCACAAAAAATGCCACCAAAGTGAACAATACAGACACTGGAAACCGAACTGAAATAACCAACAATGAAACAATCAATGAAGACAAAGGAATATCTTACAAAACTAGGTTGGAAAGCATAGCTAATGTTGAAATTAATAACTTGGACCCGGACGTGATAACCCTCGAAGCTGTTATAAAACAGAGCATTGAGACTAACAGCATCATTCCTAGCTTCCCAAGCACAAAAAGTTCAGCGGCAGACATAAATGCTTTAACCAACGACACGGTCATAGAAAAAGACGTTAAAACTACAACAGAAGTAGTAAATTCTACAGATCAGTCTACCGTTAGTATCGATCGTGTCGATGTCGAAGATGTCACTACCACGGAACCTAATAAAGAAGATTGGAAGCCGATGTCAGGAGACACATCCACGCTGCCTCCAACGCTTCTATTCTCAGAACATGACAAGACCAAGAACGTGGACAATACGGTGAAGAAAGAAGAGACGGTGAAAGAGGAGTTTCATCCAAAGCCGGTGCATCATCAGGAGACGGTGCGGCCAGCCGTAATCAAGTTGAGAGGagc CAACGCATGCGAGTCTAAAGAAGAGATGGCGGCCCCGTTCTGGGCCAACAGCACGCGCGGCGAGGTGCTGGCGCTGCTCAACATGTACCCGTTCGAGCAGTACATCCACATGGAGACCTGCGTGCACGAGCGCAAGCAGATGTACTGCCGGGAGGGATGCAG ATGCGAGCAACAATACCGCCTGCACCGCCTCCTCGCCTACGACCCTCGCAATGAGTGCCGAGGCATCTTTGCGGACTGGTTCAAGTTCCCCGCCTGCTGCGTCTGCAAGTGCTATGACGTGCCCCTGGAGTTCCGCGCCCGGTCGCCGAGGATCCTCCATCCTCAGTATGGGGAAGATGTGAAGAGAGCTATCTATGAGGATGTGGCCAGGGACTGGTATGCGAGGAGCTTGGATGAAGAGGAAGACTTGTTATAG
- the LOC125489492 gene encoding uncharacterized protein LOC125489492, giving the protein MSGRAKKKTAAAPKKKANGYKMPAPIATGEVIHDTLMKKKWRIGPSIGVGGFGEIYLACQHENSPKKGSDYPFVIKIEPHENGPLFVEKHFYVRNANKDDKELIKFFTYFNTLKPRDVPDYTKCVQILEGYLKKHGKNRNSKREFTPTKKTVAKGRAKKLPESEEVDVEETASKPKENGVKISPRKKAKTKKPEFSPRCIAIWKIGNRRPHQVDFFNPLYESFQYPLLCPHGTPSWTINKQTNDGSKLSQNKYIRFLTFV; this is encoded by the exons ATGAGTGGACGCGCTAAAAAGAAAACAGCTGCGGCGCCAAAGAAGAAAGCCAATGGTTACAAAATGCCGGCTCCCATCGCCACGGGGGAGGTGATCCACGACACGCTGATGAAGAAGAAGTGGCGGATCGGGCCGTCCATCGGCGTTGGCGGCTTTGGGGAGATCTACTTGGCTTGCCAGCACGAGAACTCGCCCAAGAAAGGGTCAGACTATCCGTTTGTTATCAAAATT GAACCTCATGAAAATGGACCCCTTTTTGTGGAGAAGCACTTCTATGTCAGAAATGCTAATAAAGATGATA AAGAACTAATAAAATTCTTCACATACTTCAACACCTTAAAACCTCGCGATGTGCCCGACTACACCAAGTGTGTGCAGATCTTGGAGGGGTACCTCAAGAAACACGGCAAGAACAGGAACAGCAAACGGGAGTTCACTCCCACCAAGAAGACTGTGGCCAAAGGCAGGGCCAAGAAACTACCCGAGAGTGAGGAAGTGGATGTGGAAGAAACAGCATCGAAGCCTAAAGAAAATGGAGTCAAAATATCGCCAAGAAAGAAAGCAAAGACTAAAAAACCTGAGTTTAGTCCGCGTTGTATAGCTATTTGGAAAATCGGAAACAGGAGACCTCATCaggtagatttttttaaccCGTTATATGAATCATTTCAATACCCTCTGTTGTGCCCTCACGGAACTCCCAGTTGGACTATTAACAAACAGACGAATGACGGATCAAAGctttcacaaaataaatacatacgtTTTCTTACTTTTGTCTGA